The Bos indicus isolate NIAB-ARS_2022 breed Sahiwal x Tharparkar chromosome 12, NIAB-ARS_B.indTharparkar_mat_pri_1.0, whole genome shotgun sequence genomic sequence CTCTCACCGGCCTCGAGACCCGTGAAAACCACACAGGTGTAACTCCTGCTCCTTGGCAGCACCCAGGACACTGGCTGCTGTTCTCAACAATCATCTCTCTCCTCCGAGGCCTCCCTCTCTGGCCGGGGATTCCCCTGGGGAGACAGGGGCTAGgtctccacacacacaccctcatgcCCCCAACCCCCAGTCTCAGGGATGAGAACCAGCAGGCCCAGCTCTGAAAACTCATGTCTTCGCAAACAAGCTGTTCCTCGTGCTGCTGCTAGAAGACACTGCAAGACAGATGCGTGGCAAACACGCCCCTCATGGTCCCATGGTCACCGGGCCTCACCTGGCCTGAGAAGCAGCTACCCGCCTGCAGAGAGGAGTGTGTTGTCCACGATGACACTTGGCACACAAAGGGTGTACAGGAGGCTACATGAAGGGGGGCCGGACAAGAACCCACCCTCGGGCCCTGGGcgtggtgggaggaggagggaaggcagagaCCAACGCCAGGATGAGTCCTAAGAGTATCAGAACGAGCAGAAGCAGGGAGCAAGGGGAGGCGGGAAGGTGGGGCTGAGACCAGGGAAGCAGCCTGGGGTTCTTTACGGGTTCCCTGCACACAAACCCCAGCGTGGATGTCTGTCCTGAGCCCCTACCTCCGGCAATAGCCATCCTCCACTCAGCCTGGTCAGTTTCACTTCCCGAAGCAAGGCTGTTCCAACTGGTCCTGCCCTCACCTCCTCTACGCCCCAGTTCGAGTATCCATGTTCTCTTCCAGTTTACCCTGCTCAAGGACAGCTTCCTTGAATGAAAAACACCCTCAAGGATAAATATCAACTTTGCAACCCTGCTAAAGTCAAACCTAGGCCTGTGCTcccaccacacacatgcacacccgcACAAGCACATATATATACAGGCCTGGGTCCCtcactctcctcctttcctcCGGGTCACCCCTTCCCTTTCTCGAGGCTTCGGAGTGAAGGCTCCCCCGCCTTGTGCAGTCTATGAGGGCCTTGGCACGGGGATGGCGGGGAAAGAAGGGGACAGTCACACGTGTGCTGACACTGCAGCCACAATGGCCCTGTATGCACGCTGCTCCTTTCCTCCGAGATGACCGACCTCTTGAGAAACTATGGAAAGATTTCCAACCTCCAAAGTGCCCGGCGCCGCGCGCATCCTCACCCCGCCAACCACGGCATGCTCAGCTCCTTTCCTCCCACCTCAGTTACTCTCTGGTGACCCCCACCGCCCCTACCGTCGGCCACGGCTAGAAGACTCGGAAGATGCGTTACTGAGATCCAATGTCCAGCTGTCCCTGGACGGGCACAGGCACCCGGAAAACATCTGCAAGACCCGCACGGGCCGACGGTACAAAGCCCTGTAACAAAAGCCCACCCGGCTCGGTCCCCCGTGGATTCCACTTAACCACGTACCTGGCAAAGAGCAGGTGCTCAAGAAACCCTGGGGCGTCTGGCAGAACTACGAATTCCCCGGAGGACGCGGTCCCCTCAGAGGAAGGTGCAGGGCCTCTGCGGGAAGGCCTGCTCCGAGTCCGGGCCCCTGGCACCCCCCGCCCTCCCGGCGCCCCTCTCACCTGTAGGCCCAGGGCGACACGCTGCGCAGGTTGGTGGGCGGCCGGAAGCGGCGGTCGGCGGGCCTGCCCCCGGCCGGGCAGCTGGCGTTGCGCGCCTGCT encodes the following:
- the IL17D gene encoding interleukin-17D isoform X3; amino-acid sequence: MLGPPVWALVAGVLLALSPGRAGGAPKAGRRPARARGCADRPEELLEQLYGRLAAGVLGAFHHTLQLGPREQARNASCPAGGRPADRRFRPPTNLRSVSPWAYRALYRRPVRVLQMFSGCLCPSRDSWTLDLSNASSESSSRGRRVNWKRTWILELGRRGGEGRTSWNSLASGSETDQAEWRMAIAGGG
- the IL17D gene encoding interleukin-17D isoform X1, which produces MLGPPVWALVAGVLLALSPGRAGGAPKAGRRPARARGCADRPEELLEQLYGRLAAGVLGAFHHTLQLGPREQARNASCPAGGRPADRRFRPPTNLRSVSPWAYRALYRRPVRVLQMFSGCLCPSRDSWTLDLSNASSESSSRGRRVNWKRTWILELGRRGGEGRTSWNSLASGSETDQAEWRMAIAGGRGSGQTSTLGFVCREPVKNPRLLPWSQPHLPASPCSLLLLVLILLGLILALVSAFPPPPTTPRARGWVLVRPPFM